A portion of the Flavobacterium magnum genome contains these proteins:
- a CDS encoding S46 family peptidase, protein MKKIILFFLLALSAFPMRADEGMWFLMFIERLNHRDMEKMGLQLTADEIYSINHHSLKDAIVQFNGGCTAEIVSKDGLVLTNHHCGYDAIAELSTAEQNYLKNGFWAKTRKDEMKPSSLFVRFFVRMDDVSKRILSKLNDKMTEAERDKAIAAEIALIEKENNEGGKYTVSVRSFFQGNEFYYFVYQDYKDVRLVGTPPESVGKFGGDTDNWEWPRHTGDFSMFRVYADKDGNPADYSDKNVPLQPKHYLPVSLKGVQENDFAMILGYPGRTNRWMPAGGIEQNVKFAYPAWVEGAKTGMDQMKKYMDQDASIRLMYASKYASTANYWKNRQGMIDALSKFGTAKTKAAQEAKFDKWANKAENKAKYGNVIANINKYYGMTNEKARHDNYLQQLLRTSSYGTIARGIGKQFEAYAKADAKDRAEMKPDMVLMIDEFFKEVYIPAEKDILAAQLHLYATKSAGYKIAPMVDTLGAANNNDFKTYVTSAFELSMFSSKERMKAFLEVPNAAMVTGDPLYVLSNDLLTHLAAKSDDIAKAQNDYGAAFRNLVDGLRVSKMAPIKYPDANSTLRLTYGKVRALPADKRNDAKINNYTTMEGMIKKYKAGDEEFDLPARLMELNKKKDFGQYADKAGYMPVNFLTDNDITGGNSGSPVLNGKGELIGIAFDGNIEAMAGDVIFDPKLQRTINVDIRYVLWIIDKYAGAKHIVDEMTIVK, encoded by the coding sequence ATGAAAAAAATTATTTTGTTCTTTCTGCTTGCGCTGTCGGCGTTCCCGATGCGCGCCGACGAAGGAATGTGGTTCCTGATGTTCATTGAGCGACTGAACCACCGCGACATGGAGAAAATGGGACTCCAACTCACCGCTGATGAGATTTACAGCATCAACCACCACAGCCTTAAAGATGCCATCGTGCAATTTAATGGCGGCTGCACCGCGGAGATTGTGTCAAAAGACGGGCTGGTCCTGACAAACCACCACTGTGGATACGATGCGATTGCAGAGCTTTCTACGGCAGAGCAGAATTACCTTAAGAATGGGTTCTGGGCAAAGACCCGCAAGGACGAAATGAAACCGAGCTCACTGTTTGTGCGTTTCTTCGTGCGTATGGACGATGTATCCAAAAGGATTCTGTCCAAACTGAACGACAAAATGACTGAGGCAGAACGCGACAAAGCCATCGCCGCTGAAATCGCCCTGATCGAAAAAGAAAATAACGAAGGCGGAAAATACACGGTTTCGGTACGTTCTTTCTTCCAGGGAAATGAGTTTTATTACTTCGTATACCAGGATTATAAAGACGTTCGTCTGGTAGGCACCCCGCCGGAAAGCGTGGGTAAATTCGGAGGCGATACGGACAACTGGGAATGGCCGCGCCACACAGGGGATTTCTCTATGTTCCGCGTATATGCTGATAAAGATGGGAATCCAGCTGACTACTCCGATAAAAATGTACCACTGCAGCCAAAGCACTACCTGCCTGTGAGCTTAAAAGGCGTTCAGGAAAATGATTTCGCGATGATCCTCGGTTATCCGGGACGTACGAACCGCTGGATGCCGGCGGGCGGTATCGAGCAAAACGTAAAATTTGCTTACCCTGCCTGGGTAGAAGGTGCGAAAACCGGTATGGACCAAATGAAGAAATACATGGATCAGGATGCCTCAATCCGGTTGATGTATGCTTCCAAATACGCCTCGACGGCAAACTACTGGAAGAACCGCCAGGGTATGATTGATGCGCTCTCGAAATTTGGTACGGCAAAAACCAAGGCAGCACAGGAAGCCAAATTCGACAAGTGGGCGAACAAAGCTGAAAACAAGGCAAAATACGGCAATGTCATCGCAAACATCAATAAATATTACGGCATGACCAATGAAAAGGCACGCCATGACAACTACCTGCAGCAATTACTTCGTACGAGCTCTTACGGCACGATTGCCAGAGGGATCGGAAAACAGTTTGAGGCTTACGCCAAAGCCGATGCCAAGGACCGCGCGGAGATGAAGCCCGATATGGTCCTGATGATCGACGAATTCTTCAAAGAAGTGTATATTCCTGCTGAAAAAGACATACTTGCTGCCCAATTGCATTTGTATGCGACCAAATCAGCGGGGTACAAAATCGCTCCGATGGTCGATACACTCGGCGCGGCAAACAACAATGATTTTAAAACGTACGTTACAAGCGCTTTTGAACTTAGCATGTTTTCTTCCAAAGAACGCATGAAGGCATTTCTTGAGGTGCCCAACGCTGCGATGGTAACCGGTGATCCGCTGTATGTGCTGTCAAATGATTTGCTTACGCACCTTGCCGCAAAATCGGATGATATCGCCAAAGCACAGAATGATTACGGTGCGGCGTTCCGCAACCTCGTGGATGGATTGCGGGTGTCTAAAATGGCGCCAATCAAGTATCCGGATGCCAACTCAACGCTGAGGCTGACTTACGGTAAAGTGCGTGCCCTTCCTGCTGACAAGCGCAACGACGCGAAAATCAACAATTATACCACCATGGAAGGTATGATCAAAAAGTACAAGGCAGGGGATGAGGAATTTGACCTTCCGGCACGACTCATGGAGTTAAACAAGAAGAAAGATTTCGGTCAGTATGCTGACAAGGCCGGTTATATGCCGGTAAACTTCCTTACGGACAATGATATTACAGGAGGTAACTCAGGTTCACCAGTGTTAAACGGCAAAGGCGAATTGATCGGGATTGCATTCGACGGAAACATCGAAGCGATGGCCGGCGATGTCATCTTCGACCCAAAATTGCAAAGGACTATCAACGTAGATATTCGCTATGTACTTTGGATTATCGACAAATACGCCGGTGCCAAGCACATTGTGGATGAGATGACGATCGTGAAATAA
- a CDS encoding T9SS type A sorting domain-containing protein, protein MAKKYLRGIALFAGSMAFAQNAPQVHLNLDAPASVCTPETCVTLSASLLNLKQTTGYDVAQIAAQSPYPFTGGTVIDALNDDVYSPAFPLGFNFCFYNDSYSTVYVGTNGVISFNPPVQGNFCEWNFNSPIPSTSFPIKNAIYGVYQDTDIRTTGNDAGTVVDPDVQNVNYYTGGEAPNRYLVVNFNELPQFQCGAADLQTSQVILYESSNIIDVYVKKRTACDSWNGGRGLIGLQNMDGTLAAFPPNRNTGPWETANEAWRFSPNGIEVDTPVYEWKKNGVLIADANQNTLTVCEDSPGIYEVSTVISACGSLPATISATATIASGMMPVGVPSDLFACSDNGFALFNLTSNTAQVLNGMDPLNYEVLFYHSYSDAMNYTGGFIPEAMLSAYMGFDHEVIFMRVTDLASGNDCPGIESFTLEIEPFTVTPQGDTAQDFEPGDTLAELEVEGENISWWDAPTEGNELPDTTPLVNGLTYYAQSENVNGCPNTENRMAAQRLAVTVTQVALGTAEFDNSTFTVAPNPVKDILRVNFSQNINSLEVYNLIGQRVLHAAPGTPHAQINLSGLPAGGYLMQINAGDNVKTVKLVKQ, encoded by the coding sequence ATGGCAAAAAAATACTTACGCGGCATTGCGCTGTTTGCAGGCAGCATGGCGTTTGCGCAAAACGCCCCCCAGGTCCATTTAAACCTCGATGCGCCTGCCAGCGTATGCACTCCGGAAACCTGCGTCACGCTTTCTGCGTCGCTGCTGAATCTGAAACAAACGACTGGTTATGATGTGGCGCAGATTGCTGCGCAGAGCCCATACCCATTTACCGGCGGCACGGTAATTGACGCATTGAACGATGACGTCTACAGTCCCGCTTTCCCTTTGGGATTCAACTTTTGCTTTTACAACGACAGTTACAGTACCGTTTATGTCGGTACAAATGGCGTTATTAGCTTTAACCCTCCAGTTCAGGGGAATTTTTGTGAATGGAATTTCAACAGCCCGATTCCCAGCACCTCTTTCCCAATAAAAAACGCGATTTACGGTGTGTATCAGGATACTGACATACGTACAACAGGAAATGATGCCGGTACGGTAGTCGATCCTGACGTCCAGAATGTCAATTATTATACCGGCGGTGAAGCCCCGAACCGGTACCTCGTAGTCAACTTTAATGAGTTGCCACAATTCCAATGTGGTGCGGCGGACTTGCAGACAAGCCAGGTAATACTGTATGAATCATCAAACATCATCGACGTATACGTCAAGAAAAGAACTGCCTGCGACTCATGGAACGGCGGCCGCGGCCTGATCGGGTTACAGAATATGGACGGCACGCTCGCGGCTTTCCCTCCGAACAGGAATACCGGGCCATGGGAGACAGCAAATGAGGCGTGGCGTTTCAGCCCCAACGGAATTGAGGTCGACACACCGGTTTATGAGTGGAAAAAGAATGGTGTGCTCATTGCCGATGCAAACCAGAACACACTCACCGTCTGTGAAGACAGTCCCGGGATTTATGAGGTCTCAACGGTGATCAGTGCATGCGGAAGCCTGCCTGCGACCATCTCCGCGACTGCGACCATTGCCAGTGGCATGATGCCGGTAGGCGTTCCGTCCGACTTGTTTGCTTGTTCAGACAATGGTTTTGCCTTGTTTAACCTGACGTCAAACACAGCACAGGTGCTCAATGGGATGGATCCTTTGAATTACGAAGTGCTTTTCTATCATTCTTATTCCGATGCGATGAACTATACCGGAGGCTTTATTCCCGAGGCCATGCTGAGCGCTTACATGGGGTTCGACCACGAAGTGATCTTCATGCGTGTCACGGATCTGGCATCCGGCAATGACTGTCCGGGGATTGAATCTTTTACATTGGAAATCGAACCATTTACCGTAACGCCTCAAGGCGACACAGCACAGGATTTCGAACCAGGAGATACACTGGCAGAGCTTGAAGTCGAAGGAGAAAACATTAGCTGGTGGGATGCGCCAACTGAAGGAAATGAATTGCCTGATACTACCCCGCTTGTTAATGGACTCACCTACTACGCGCAGTCAGAAAACGTAAATGGCTGCCCGAATACGGAAAACAGGATGGCCGCACAACGACTTGCTGTAACTGTAACACAGGTGGCACTGGGTACGGCGGAATTTGACAACAGCACATTCACCGTAGCACCAAACCCCGTTAAAGACATTTTACGCGTCAATTTCAGCCAAAACATAAATTCCCTTGAAGTTTACAACTTAATCGGACAGCGGGTCTTGCATGCCGCTCCGGGGACACCTCACGCACAAATCAATCTGTCCGGACTGCCGGCAGGCGGTTACCTGATGCAGATTAACGCCGGTGACAACGTAAAAACGGTTAAGCTGGTGAAGCAATAA
- a CDS encoding MG2 domain-containing protein, producing the protein MKKLLFVLLFICPSAVFPQHFDRAWEKIVRLEEQDRIRSASEAVDRISVKATSQKNEAQIIKCFFYQSKYMLRLDENAQSKIITSLHTHIARLSPPSKALLQMVYAKCLDKYLRRNNYRIYGRDAVSGEPDFLTWSTADFTREIKQAFEKSIADKTVLNATPLLAYEAVFDFISVEQSRRETLYDYLLKEYIEFLSAGVFIASTDTQTGRLLFTDTAGFLAADFSKVTTTDALTLLDQMKALEDHGASAEKQLYRITLLGMHSPRDNDYLRALERLEKISTDTSLTQQIQLLKAYYFQEKASKQTAADYLIKSAKTCDSILAVKNRSNAWRSALALQSSIRSRMLTVTLEKFIYPDQNARAFVNFKNVSHISVSYHKIDHTTAKKLSSAKNRDSLIARIRKTAPIAARDYALPDKHDHFDYTTELLLPKISKGIYLAYFESDGNSDNNKAFDADVVVATDLSAGYSTHQKTTLYQIKNRRTGQPVEGAVVNHDGVSVKTDRNGYAAVGTSDTYQPSVQFSIQGDTLPIYRYPYTGYDTYEAYTGVAAEDEEYEFETQLNIYTDRAIYRPGQTVFYKAIAITQLDQRTSAVGFTSFSVTITDPQGDVLKQFDVRTNGFGSLSGEFTIPENTLTGAFAIVIGPPRNAADDPGYNKNKGGHPFWDHTDFDGERVSFQVEEYRRPHFEVSFERISENIGLEQEVIVRGVCHAFDGSAMTNSQVKYTIDCANCGIENSLNHAEGRTTTDQDGKFKIDFTTLPEAKANGQEILSYQIHAEITDLNGETQAASMIVRAGKKSLRINMKVPAMVVMGEKSAIAINATNLNNYTIPVDGTIQVFFIKPDSDKFKNRLFPVPEIQGFSESEFGRLFPYEPYVSDDKPIGDEAGTLVFSKKMNTAAQPLIATDFLSGFTPGHYRLVFSAEDANHNTAGNSASFVLKQNDLPIDPSRLLSIAQINKDPKKDGFVLFRLSSPVSELFVNIGGFYDSQKYFDNDVALQQHQTQVKIPVNTAFRDNVIILFECVFDNLPYHFEKKVDLPATSPKMVFTVDSFRSKIQPGMTENWTFTIKAGDDPGQSEILATMFDRSLDAFRRSDWNSFDFGEDQNEASEMFQLGFATEFFSLRNLNDYMPRFGNKPEKTDLIWFGFDINNDKPDPSLYRAQITKKAKKPKGVTWIRGTVTDQNYPLPGVKVTVKGTIRSTQTDLEGYYEIEAAPGESLEFDLAGFTPQAVVAEAPEINITLHTTELDTVEINTGYRAITKRGNASAIAVLEERANASVLQHLQGRVSGLNVTSGSGQPGSDTEIILRGTGSIDGSEPLFIVDGVAIDEKGFRSLNQNDIDSITVLKDAAATALYGNRGSRGVIVITTKNNIAVVKQVTARKNLKETAFFFPHLTTGPDGKLTLRFTAPEALTEWRFRMLAHNRDGVTGQFEENITTQKELMITPNFPRFFREKDTVEVVARITNLSNTPKSGLAILMLYDASTMKSIDAIAENTESGRNFTVTPMADTAVRWKITVPSGIQSLQYKVVAKAGDFSDGEENAIAVLPNAILVTESLPLWVRENSARTYTLGNLKNYFSGAARQHSLTVEYTSNPAWLAIQSLPYLMEYEHDCAEQAFSRYYANAIAAKIISDNPKIAAVFESWKATAKTTPMPGKNDALKSIALSETPWGADGISETDRNRRPSALFDLRRLQSALSETVRTLSEKQKPSGGFGWFDGSPEDDYITRHILSGLGHLRKLGVQNPETEAIIDKAIKYSDAAFLKNPAYAESGIGFRQHACHDGLHYLYMRSFFLKDHPLPGEYRKRIALHLKSVAGSWQEYSIYEKGLAALVLFRFEEKADALRILASLKETASNNTDWGMYWIENKPGWNWYQSPVETQALLIEAFTEISDDTKSADAMKVWLLKNKQRSNWPSTKSTTEAIYALLMHGSDWTDIKDNTVFTIGDEKIASEELSENEKEAETGYIKRTWKPEEISKNMATLAVENNSKVPGFGGFYRQYLEDIDQIKASDSPLSVIKTMYLNQSGKDLQKITSQNPLKVGELVTIRLVVTANEDVEYIHLKDLRASCFEPVDVLSGYEWKDGVGFYKSTKDTATHFFFAKMLKGTYVFQYDVRVNNAGDFATGIATVESLYAPEFSSHSTGIRIGILREN; encoded by the coding sequence ATGAAAAAACTACTTTTCGTACTGCTTTTCATATGTCCGTCGGCGGTTTTTCCGCAGCATTTCGACAGGGCTTGGGAAAAGATCGTCAGGCTCGAGGAACAGGACAGGATCAGGTCGGCTTCAGAGGCGGTCGACCGAATTTCCGTCAAAGCGACTTCTCAGAAAAATGAGGCTCAAATCATCAAATGCTTCTTTTACCAGTCAAAATACATGCTCAGGCTGGACGAAAACGCGCAATCAAAAATCATCACTTCACTCCACACGCACATCGCCCGGCTCTCCCCTCCCTCAAAAGCGCTGCTCCAGATGGTGTACGCAAAATGCCTCGACAAGTACCTGAGGAGAAACAACTACAGGATTTACGGGCGCGACGCTGTCAGCGGGGAACCGGATTTCCTGACCTGGAGCACTGCAGATTTCACAAGGGAAATCAAACAGGCTTTTGAAAAATCAATTGCAGACAAAACGGTTTTAAATGCGACGCCGTTGCTGGCATATGAGGCTGTTTTCGACTTCATTTCGGTTGAACAGTCCAGGCGCGAAACACTGTATGACTACCTGCTGAAAGAATACATTGAATTCCTCTCGGCTGGCGTATTTATCGCTTCCACAGATACGCAGACAGGCCGCCTGCTTTTTACGGATACCGCCGGATTTCTGGCCGCTGATTTTTCAAAGGTGACCACGACAGACGCGCTAACCCTATTAGATCAAATGAAGGCGCTTGAAGATCATGGCGCTTCCGCAGAAAAACAACTGTACCGCATTACGCTCCTGGGCATGCACAGTCCGCGCGACAATGACTACCTCAGGGCTTTGGAACGTCTTGAAAAAATAAGCACTGACACGTCACTGACCCAACAGATCCAACTTTTAAAGGCCTATTATTTCCAAGAGAAAGCATCGAAACAGACCGCAGCGGATTACCTCATCAAATCTGCCAAAACCTGCGACAGCATCCTGGCAGTCAAAAACAGGTCGAACGCCTGGCGGTCTGCGCTGGCGTTACAATCCTCAATCCGGTCGCGGATGCTGACCGTAACACTTGAAAAATTCATTTACCCTGACCAGAACGCGCGCGCATTTGTCAATTTCAAAAACGTCAGCCACATCTCGGTGTCCTACCACAAAATCGACCACACCACCGCAAAAAAATTATCATCTGCAAAAAACCGGGACAGCCTTATTGCGAGAATCAGGAAGACCGCGCCCATTGCCGCGCGCGATTATGCCCTGCCCGACAAACACGATCATTTCGACTACACCACGGAACTGCTGCTGCCAAAAATCAGCAAAGGCATCTATCTCGCCTACTTTGAAAGTGACGGCAATAGCGATAACAATAAAGCTTTCGATGCGGATGTTGTCGTGGCTACCGACCTCAGCGCGGGCTATTCCACACATCAAAAAACGACCTTGTACCAGATAAAAAACCGACGAACCGGACAGCCGGTAGAAGGCGCCGTCGTAAATCATGATGGCGTTTCGGTAAAAACCGACAGGAACGGTTATGCTGCTGTAGGAACATCGGATACCTACCAGCCCAGCGTTCAATTTTCAATACAGGGCGATACCCTCCCGATTTACCGCTATCCTTATACGGGTTATGACACCTACGAGGCCTACACCGGCGTTGCTGCCGAAGATGAGGAATATGAATTTGAGACACAGCTAAACATTTACACTGACAGGGCCATATACCGCCCCGGACAGACCGTTTTCTATAAAGCGATTGCCATTACCCAACTGGACCAACGGACCAGCGCCGTCGGCTTTACCAGTTTTAGTGTTACCATAACTGACCCGCAAGGCGATGTCCTAAAGCAATTCGATGTGCGTACCAATGGATTCGGATCTCTTTCAGGTGAATTTACTATCCCTGAAAACACGCTTACCGGCGCATTTGCGATTGTCATCGGTCCGCCTCGAAACGCTGCTGATGATCCCGGTTACAACAAAAATAAAGGCGGACACCCCTTTTGGGATCACACTGATTTTGATGGCGAGCGTGTCAGTTTCCAGGTTGAGGAATACAGGAGGCCTCATTTTGAAGTGTCTTTCGAGCGCATCTCTGAAAACATCGGACTGGAACAGGAGGTGATTGTTCGAGGCGTATGCCATGCCTTTGACGGAAGTGCCATGACCAATTCACAGGTGAAATACACCATAGATTGCGCAAATTGTGGCATTGAAAATTCCCTTAATCATGCCGAAGGCCGGACAACCACTGATCAGGACGGTAAATTCAAAATTGATTTTACTACGCTGCCCGAGGCTAAAGCAAATGGTCAGGAAATCTTGTCTTATCAGATTCATGCCGAAATCACCGACCTGAACGGGGAGACGCAGGCGGCCAGCATGATCGTCCGGGCAGGGAAAAAATCGCTGAGAATCAACATGAAGGTCCCTGCGATGGTGGTCATGGGTGAAAAAAGCGCAATTGCCATAAACGCGACCAACCTGAATAACTATACGATCCCGGTCGATGGTACAATACAGGTGTTTTTTATAAAACCGGACAGCGACAAGTTCAAAAACAGGCTATTTCCCGTTCCGGAAATACAAGGGTTCAGCGAATCGGAATTCGGGAGGCTTTTCCCGTATGAACCATATGTCTCCGACGACAAACCGATAGGTGACGAGGCGGGAACGTTGGTGTTCTCAAAAAAAATGAATACCGCGGCGCAGCCTTTGATTGCGACCGACTTCCTGTCGGGATTCACGCCGGGCCATTACCGGCTCGTATTTTCGGCAGAAGACGCAAACCACAACACCGCCGGCAACAGCGCTTCTTTCGTTTTGAAGCAAAATGATTTGCCCATCGATCCGTCCCGGCTTCTTTCAATAGCCCAAATCAATAAGGATCCGAAAAAGGATGGATTTGTCCTGTTTCGCCTTTCCTCTCCGGTGTCCGAACTGTTTGTCAACATCGGGGGATTTTATGACAGTCAAAAATATTTTGACAATGATGTCGCGTTGCAGCAGCATCAAACCCAGGTCAAAATCCCCGTCAATACAGCGTTCAGGGACAATGTGATCATACTGTTTGAATGTGTTTTTGACAATCTGCCATACCATTTTGAGAAGAAGGTGGATCTGCCCGCAACAAGTCCTAAGATGGTCTTTACGGTAGACAGCTTTAGATCCAAAATACAACCCGGAATGACGGAGAACTGGACTTTCACGATCAAAGCCGGTGATGATCCCGGTCAGTCGGAAATCCTGGCGACCATGTTTGACCGTTCGCTTGATGCCTTCCGCCGCAGCGACTGGAATTCTTTTGACTTTGGTGAAGACCAGAATGAAGCCTCGGAAATGTTCCAGCTTGGATTTGCAACCGAGTTTTTCAGTTTGAGGAATCTCAACGATTACATGCCACGGTTCGGCAACAAGCCGGAAAAAACTGACCTGATTTGGTTTGGGTTCGATATCAACAATGACAAACCCGACCCGTCGCTATACCGTGCTCAAATCACAAAAAAAGCCAAAAAGCCTAAAGGAGTTACGTGGATACGCGGCACAGTAACAGACCAGAATTATCCTTTGCCGGGGGTAAAAGTTACTGTAAAAGGCACTATCCGCAGCACGCAAACTGATCTGGAGGGCTACTATGAAATAGAAGCTGCGCCCGGGGAATCACTCGAATTTGATCTTGCCGGCTTTACACCGCAGGCCGTCGTGGCCGAAGCTCCCGAAATCAATATAACACTGCATACTACGGAACTTGATACCGTTGAAATCAACACCGGTTACCGCGCCATTACCAAACGAGGCAATGCGTCAGCGATTGCAGTATTGGAGGAACGAGCCAATGCATCGGTGCTGCAGCATCTGCAGGGGCGTGTATCGGGTCTCAACGTGACCTCCGGAAGCGGACAGCCTGGGTCTGACACAGAGATTATCCTGCGTGGCACAGGCTCGATTGACGGATCGGAACCTTTGTTTATAGTTGATGGTGTTGCCATTGATGAAAAGGGTTTCCGGAGTCTGAACCAGAACGACATTGATTCCATCACGGTACTTAAGGATGCCGCCGCGACTGCCCTCTACGGAAACCGGGGAAGCCGCGGCGTGATCGTCATTACGACTAAAAATAATATTGCCGTCGTAAAACAGGTTACTGCGCGCAAAAACCTGAAAGAAACGGCTTTCTTCTTCCCCCACCTGACTACTGGCCCTGATGGAAAACTAACCCTCCGTTTCACGGCCCCCGAAGCGCTTACGGAATGGCGGTTCAGGATGCTGGCGCACAACAGGGACGGCGTCACAGGGCAGTTTGAGGAGAACATCACCACCCAGAAAGAGCTGATGATTACACCCAACTTTCCGAGATTTTTCAGGGAGAAAGACACCGTGGAAGTCGTTGCGAGGATTACCAATCTCAGCAACACACCCAAATCCGGACTTGCGATACTAATGCTGTATGATGCGTCAACGATGAAATCCATTGATGCGATAGCCGAGAATACGGAAAGCGGCCGGAATTTCACCGTGACCCCGATGGCCGACACAGCCGTGAGGTGGAAGATAACGGTGCCTTCAGGGATCCAGTCCTTGCAATATAAGGTGGTCGCAAAAGCCGGCGATTTTTCTGACGGCGAAGAGAATGCGATTGCGGTGCTGCCCAACGCGATTCTCGTAACCGAATCGTTGCCGCTGTGGGTCAGGGAAAACTCGGCCAGAACCTATACGCTCGGAAATCTCAAAAACTACTTTTCCGGTGCGGCGCGTCAGCACAGCCTTACGGTGGAATACACTTCCAATCCGGCGTGGCTGGCCATACAATCGCTGCCGTACCTGATGGAATACGAACACGATTGTGCAGAGCAGGCCTTTTCGAGATATTATGCCAATGCCATCGCAGCGAAAATCATTTCGGATAATCCGAAGATTGCGGCCGTATTTGAAAGCTGGAAAGCCACGGCAAAAACCACTCCGATGCCCGGGAAAAATGACGCACTGAAGTCCATCGCATTGTCCGAAACTCCGTGGGGAGCCGACGGGATATCAGAAACCGACCGCAATAGACGACCCTCCGCCCTTTTTGACTTACGGAGGCTCCAGAGCGCGCTGTCCGAAACCGTACGTACACTTTCGGAAAAGCAGAAACCGTCGGGTGGATTCGGGTGGTTTGACGGCAGTCCGGAAGACGATTACATCACACGCCACATCCTGAGCGGATTGGGCCATTTGCGAAAGCTGGGCGTTCAAAATCCCGAAACAGAAGCGATTATTGATAAGGCCATTAAGTATTCGGACGCCGCTTTCCTGAAAAATCCTGCTTATGCCGAATCCGGAATCGGTTTCAGGCAGCACGCCTGTCATGACGGGCTGCATTACCTGTACATGCGCAGTTTTTTCCTCAAAGACCATCCGTTGCCGGGCGAATACAGGAAGCGAATCGCTTTACATCTTAAAAGCGTCGCCGGCAGCTGGCAGGAATACTCCATATACGAAAAAGGGCTCGCCGCCCTGGTGTTGTTTCGTTTTGAGGAAAAAGCCGATGCCCTGCGGATTCTCGCTTCGTTAAAAGAAACGGCTTCCAACAATACGGATTGGGGCATGTACTGGATTGAAAACAAACCCGGATGGAACTGGTACCAGTCTCCGGTTGAAACACAGGCGCTGCTGATCGAAGCCTTCACTGAAATCAGCGACGACACCAAATCTGCGGATGCGATGAAAGTATGGCTGCTCAAAAACAAACAGCGCAGCAATTGGCCATCAACCAAATCAACTACCGAAGCCATTTACGCGCTTTTAATGCATGGCAGTGACTGGACGGACATTAAAGATAATACCGTGTTTACCATCGGGGATGAAAAAATCGCCAGTGAAGAACTTTCGGAAAATGAAAAAGAAGCCGAAACCGGTTACATAAAAAGGACCTGGAAACCCGAGGAAATCAGTAAGAATATGGCCACATTGGCTGTAGAAAATAACTCGAAAGTTCCGGGTTTCGGCGGTTTTTACCGGCAGTATCTGGAAGATATTGACCAAATCAAGGCCAGTGATTCGCCACTTTCCGTGATCAAAACCATGTACCTGAACCAAAGCGGGAAAGACCTGCAAAAAATAACCTCGCAAAATCCGCTTAAGGTGGGCGAATTAGTGACCATACGCCTGGTAGTAACCGCAAATGAAGATGTCGAATACATTCATCTGAAGGACCTGCGTGCGTCCTGTTTCGAACCCGTAGATGTGCTTTCGGGATACGAATGGAAAGACGGCGTCGGTTTTTACAAAAGCACCAAAGATACCGCTACGCATTTCTTCTTTGCCAAAATGCTGAAAGGTACTTATGTATTCCAATATGATGTCAGGGTAAATAATGCCGGTGACTTTGCTACCGGCATCGCTACCGTTGAGAGTTTGTACGCCCCTGAATTTTCGTCTCATTCCACCGGGATCCGGATTGGCATCCTGCGTGAAAATTAA